The sequence TAGACTTTTCTAAACCTTGCTTTTCACCAATCCATTTTTTCCAATAATTTGCAATTCGTGCATATTTAGAGGCATATTGAATCTTTATAGCTTTATCTTTTCTCATAAAACCATCTTGCACTTTCAAAGCAGCATCTCTAATCTCAATTTTTGCAGGGTTTAAGGTGTTAACTATTTGTTCAACTGCAAATGATGGTAAATATTCTTGTGTTCTTCCTGGAAATCCAAAAACAAGGGTAAAATCGTCTTCACTTACTCCGTCTAAGGAAATAGGAAGGAAATGTTTTGGAGTATAGGGAACGTTGTCTTTAGAATATTCTGCCGGCTTATTGTCTTTACTTGCATAAATTCTAAAAAGCGAAAAATCACCAGTATGTCTTGGCCAAATCCAGTTGTCTGTATCAGATCCGAATTTTCCAATAGAACTTGGAGGTGTTCCAACAAGCCTAATATCTTTGAATGTTTCGGTAACAAAAAGAATAAATTGATTCCCTTCGTAGAAAGTTTTTATTTTGTTTTCTTGCCATTCTTCTTTTGGGAAACTTTTTTGAATAGCATTTATGTTCTCTTGAATTTTCTTTTGTTTTTCAACTTCAGAAGTAAGTTCGACTGTGCCTTCTAGTACTTTATCAGTAACATCGTTAATACTAACAATTAAAGAAGCAACCATTCCTGGGTTAGCTAACTCTTGACTTAAATCTTTAGCCCAAAAACCATCCTGTAGATAGTCGCTTTCAACAGTTGAGTGACTTTGAATTGCATCATAACCACAATGATGATTCGTTAATAACAAGCCTTTTTCTGATATTATCTCAGAAGTACAGCCTCCGTCGAAATGAACAATAGCATCTTTTAAGCTCGATTTGTTTACGTTGTAAATATCTTCTGCTTTCATTTTCATGCCTAAATTTTTCATTTCGCTTTCATTCATTCCTTTAAGCAAAGAAGGAATCCACATTCCTCCTTGTTGTGCGAAAATAGGAGTAACGATGAATAGTAATAATAATCTTAAAAATTTCATAGTAGTAAAGTTTATAAAGTTTGCAATTTACGTTTTTTTTTAATTTCAAATAACTAAAGAAATGCTAATTAATTACGGATTGTATTAGTCTTTATTTTTTTTAAAACGATACGTTTCGTTGCTTTCACGCATTAAGAACAGGAATAAAATTATGTTACTGTCGTAAGAAAAAACAATTTATCTTTGTGACCTTAAAAAAAATATACAATGCTTAAATTAATTTTCCCTTTTTTATTTATTTCTTTTTTAGGGCTTTCCCAGAAAAAAATCGACCCAACTCCAGAACATATAAATCAAGCAAAAGAATTAAAAGCACAATTTGAAAAAGAAGATGTAGTTGTGTTAAACGGAAAAGAATTGATAGAATTTAAAATGGATTCTAAAAAGGAAGAAATTACTGTTCTACATACTATTGAAGAATCTTTAATGAATATAAGTTCTCGTGCAGATATACAAAAATATGAAATGTATGACGGGCAATCATCGGTGTTAAAGTTTAATTTAAATTATAGAGATAATAAGAGTGTTTATCTGCCTGTAAAAGATCAAGCATATAAAGATCAAGACTTGTTTCATCATGATGCAAGGGTAAAGTTTTTTAATATTTCATTCCCAGTACAAGGTTATATTTATAATTTTGAATCACAAAAGATAACGAATGATATTAAATATTTTACGAGTATTTATTTTGCAGATGAATATCAGGTTTTAAATAAAGAGATTAAAATTGTTGTTCCTAATTGGTTAAACTTAGAGTTTAAGGAAATGAATTTCGAAGGTTATGATATTTCAAAAGAAGAAATAGATAATCCGAAATCAGAAGAAAAAACAATTGTCTATAAAATTAAAAATATAAATGCAAGATTTAAAGAACAGCAATCTCCTGGACCAAGTTACTTATATCCACACCTTTTAATTTTAGCAAAATCATATAAAGTTAAAAACGTAAGTCACGCTCTTTTTAATGAAACTAAAGATCTGTATAAATGGTATAAATCATTAGTTGACCAGATGAAGGATGAGCCAACTAAACTACAAAGTAAAGTTAGCGAGTTGACTAAGGATGTTACGTCCGATGAGGAAAAAATTAAGAACATCTATTATTGGGTTCAGGATAATATTAGATACATAGCTTTCGAGGATGGAATTGCTGGATTTAAACCTGAAGAATCTCAAAAAGTATTTGATAATCGTTACGGTGATTGTAAGGGGATGGCGAATTTAATTAAACAGATGCTAAAATTAGCAGGATATGACGCTAGATTGACTTGGATTGGAACGAAACGAATCGCATATAATTATTCAACACCTTCTCTTTCTGTAGACAATCATATGATTTGTACTTTAATTAAAGACGGAAAATTTATTTATTTAGATGGAACTGAAAAATATAACCCTTTTGGAGATTATGCTGATAGAATTCAAGGTAAGGAAGTTTTAATTGAAGATGGTGATAAATTTATTTTGAATAAAGTACCTGTTGGAAGTTATTCAGAGAATAAAGAAACATATGTTTTTAATGCAAAAATAGCCAATAACGCACTAGTTGGAGAAGCAAAACGCGGTTATGTTGGAGAAAGTAAAGTCTCTTTTTTAAATCGATATAATAATGTTAAAACAGACAAGAAAGAGAACGTGTTAAATTACTTCTTAAATAATGAAGACAAGAATGTATTGGTAAATGAAATTAAGACATCCAATATAGAATCACGTGAAGGAGAATTAATCATCGATTATAAATTAGCACAAGACAATAGAGTTTCTTCTTTTAATGATGAGATTTATATTGATTTAGATTATGATAGAGAATTTGATTACCTAGATTTTAAAGATAGAAAAACCGATTTTTTGTTTTCTTGTAAAAAATATTTGTCAACTGAAATTGTTTTAGAAATTCCAACGGGATACAAAGTAAATAATATTCCAAAGGATTTACATGTTGAAACATCAAATTATAAAATAGATGTGAGTTTTAGTTTAAAAGAAAATAAGTTGCATTATAAAAAATCATTCATTTTTCAAAATGCTGTTATTGAAGCAAAAGACTTCGAAGAATGGAATACACTTTTAAAAGATATAAGAGCTGTTTATGATGAACAATTGATATTATCTAAAAAAACAACTTAAGTAGAACACCTTTATAAAATAATAAATACAGAATAATGAAAAGAAAGAATTTTTTACTTATCCTATGTATCGGACTAAGTACAATTATTTATAGCCAATCGAAAAAGGATAATGAAATTTTAAATGATTTGATTTGGGGAGCATCAAATAATACAGTAGAGATTCCTGAAAAATGGAAAAACGAATCGGCCGTCTTTTTATTAAAATCGATAGATTATACTTATAATAGACCACACAATAGTATTGAATATACAAGAATTATTCATGAAAAAATAAAACTATTGGATCAGGCAGCTGTTAGTGATTATTCTGAGTTTAAATATAAAAAAAATAATAGCTATAGAAGCTATGGTACAAGTATTGTAAAAAGTAAGTTTACATTAGGTGTAAAAATTATAAAACCAGATGGTACTGAGATAATTGTAGATTCTGAAAAAGTTATAGAAGAAGACGATCAAAATAAATTAGCAATACCAAATTTAGAAAAAGGAGATATTATAGATTATTACTTTCACACGAATGTAATAATGGGTGAAAATGATTTGTATCATTATGAACCGGTAGAAGATATAGTAAATGAGATATATCCAATAATGGATTATCAATTTGTATTGAATACTGAAAAAGATTTTTTCATTCTTTTTAATACATTTAATGGAGCACCGAAACTAAAAGAGGAAGATTTAAATTTAAAGAAAAATAGAGATAGAGTAAGAAAGTATAGTTTTAATATGAAAGATGTTGATAAAAAAGAAAGTCAACGTTGGTTTTATCCCTTTGTAGAATTGCCTTCCTATAAGTTTCAAGTAAACTTTGCGAGGACAGGTAAATATGAGAAAAGAGCATATGCTTTTATTCCTAAAGAAGCCGATTCAATAAAATCGATTATTAAGAAAGAAGATATTTTTGAGTTCTATACAGATAAGTTTAGACCTTATGGAGATCTAGGTTTTGTAAGTCAATTCTTGAAAGGAAAAACGTTTGCAAGCGATGAAGAGAAAGTAAAAGCGGTGTATTATTTCATTCGACATAAATTTTTCACCAATTATATTGAAGCTTATGTTTTTTCAGAGGCTAAAATTATGAATGCTTTTAATTATTATGGATATAATCCTATACTTTTTAATAAAGAAGAAGAGTTTGTAAGATACTTTGCAGCCTTTTTAAAAAATGAAAAAATAGATTACGAAATACTAATTGGCTCCAATAGATATAATGGAGACATAAGTAAATTGCTACTAGAAAGTAATGCGGAATTCGTACTGAAAGTAAAAACTGAAAACCCAATTTATATTGAATCATTCAATCATTATTCAACTGTAAACATAATAAGTTCTCAGTTAGAAGGTATAAACGCATATGCCTTAAAAGTAACCGATCAAAAACATATAGATGATATAGAAACAACACAATTGCCAAAGTCAAACTATAAAGAGAATAACACTTCCGATGTTATAGATTTAACAATTTCTGATGATTTTTCAACTATTAATGTTTTAAAGAAGTCAAAAAACTTAGGTCAAAACAAATTAGATGAACAAGGAGAAAGATTAATGTTTTATGATTATGTATATCAAGATTATGAAAAGTACGGGTCACTTTCTGTTTTAGATTATGTAAAAAAGAAAAAGGACAAGGATAGATATGAAAAAGAATTAGATGCTTTAATTCTAAACTTAAAAGAAAAACAAAAGGAAAGTTTTAAAAAACTAAGTGCTAATGAATTCTCATTAGAATTAGAAGATTATGACTTTAAAATAGTTAATAATGGAAGGTTTGGTAAAGGAGATGCCTTCGAAATGGACGAGTCTTTCAAAATTAATAAAGATTTAATAAAAAAAGCGGGACCAAATTATATTCTTCAAATTGGAAAAATGATTGGTGGTCAAATAGCACTTGAAGAAAAAGAGAAAATAAGAGAAAATAGTGTTTTTATGAGCTATCCAAGATCTTTTTCAGATGCTATTACATTAAAAATACCAGAAGGATATAGTGTAGAAGGTATTGAATCTCTTAATTTTGATGTTGTTAATGAAACAGGAGGTTTTACATCTAAGGCAACTTTAGAAGGCAACTTATTAAAGATTAAGACAATGAAATTCTATGCAAATAATTTCGAACCGAAAGAAAATTGGTCAAAAATGATTTCTTTTTTAGATGTAGCTTATCAGTTTAGTCAAGGAAAAATCCTACTTAAGAAGAATTAATCATATATAATAGAGTACGGTTTTAAAAAAGCCTCCAATTAAGTTAAATGCTTGTTGGAGGCTTTTTTTATACTTAAAATTTAAAAGAAGAAAGTAGCGAAGAACAACAAACCACTTATCATTAATAATTACCACTTATCATTTTTTAGAAAAATTAGCTTTAATTCTGAATTACTTTTGAAATATCAAAACAGAATAAAACAAAATAAATATGAAAAACATAAAACAATTCGATATTAAAAAAAAGCTGATAATTGCAGCAGTAATAGGTTTCACAGTTGGCTTTTCAACTTTTAAAATAGTAAAATTCTATTTCTTCTAAAAAAATAGAACGAACAATAAAAAAATATAAAATATGGTACTCTTTATCGTTAAAGCTTTAAGATTTACAGTTGAATTAATACTAGGTTTAATTAATTAAAAAATAAGATGAAAAAATACATAACAACAATACTATTAATCACTCTAGGAGCAATAAATAGTTATGCGCAAATTGAAGGTTCTTGGAAAGGGACTTTAGATGTTCAAGGAACAAAATTGGATTTAATATTCAATGTTGAGAATAAAGACGGAAAGATTACTTCAACAATGGATAGTCCTTCTCAAGGAGCAATGGGGATTGCAATGGACAAGACTTCTTTTGAAAATAATGTTTTAGAAATAGCTTTCACTCAAGCCGGAATAAAATACAAAGGAAAATTAGAAAATAAAGTTGTTAATGGTACTTTTTATCAAGGAGGCATGGAGTTTCCGTTACATCTTAAAAAGACAATCGTAGAAAAACCAGGAAATGTAAGTCTACCTTCATCTGATAGTGCTTTAGCCAAGCTTGCTGGTTTTGATAAAGCAAATTATAAATATAAAGTAGAAGATTATTTTCAAAAACCAAAAGCATCTGGATTTCAAATGTCTCCAGAAGGAAAATACTTGTCCTATCAGGAAAAAGATAAGGATGGAAAGAATCATTTGTATGTTAAAAACACAACGAATGGTGAAATTAACCGTGCTATAGAAGAAAAAGAGGAATTAATAAAAGGATATGGGTGGATTAATGACTCAAGGTTGATATATGTTATGGATAAAGGAGGAGATGAGAATTATCATATATATGCGGTAAATATAGACGGAACAAATAGTGTCGATTTAACACCTTTTGAAGGCGTAAAAGCTAATTTCTTAAATAGATTAAGAGAACAAAAAGATTTCATAATTATTTCAATGAATAAAGAAAATTCAAAAGTTTTCGAACCCTATAAAGTAAATGTAAACACAGGAGCTTTAGAAAAGTTATTTACAAATACAGATGTTAAAAACCCTGTTGAAGGTTATGAATTCGATAAAGATGGAGTTTTGCGTGGATATACAAAAATTGTAAACGGATTAGAAAATCATATTTTTCATAAGCCAGAAGGAGCAAAAGATTTCGAACTATTGTTTCAGTTAGATTGGAAAAGTACTTTCAGAATTTTAAGTTTCAATTATGCGTCTAAAAATAAAGATGAAGCTTATGTGTTGACCAACTTAGACTCAGATAAGTCTAGAATTGTATTATATGACTTAAAAAAGAAAAAAGTAATTAAAGAAATATATTCAAACAAAACCTACGATGTTTCTTCAATTGCTTTGTCAAGAAAAAGAAATTATGAAATTGATTACCTAGGTTATTATGGAGAAAAACAAGTTATAGAGCCTGTTAGTAAAACCTATAAAGATTTAAATACTATTTGGACAAAAGAGTTTAAAGGAAATCAGTTTAGTATTGCCGATGTTACAGAGAATGAAGATAAGTATTTGTTAGTTGTATCTAGTGATAAAATTTATAGCAGGTATTATGAATATAATGCAAAAACAAAAAAGACAAGTCTGTTATTCGATTTAATGCCACAATTGAATGAAAAAGATATGGCAGAAGTGAGACCTATTACTTTTAAAAGTAGAGACGGATTAACATTACACGGTTATATTACTTTACCCAAAGAAGCTCTGAATGGAAAAAAAGTACCATTAATAGTAAATCCTCATGGCGGACCACAAGGCGTAAGAGATTATTGGGGATTCAATCCAGAAACGCAATTGTTTGCAAGTAGAGGATATGCAACATTACAAGTTAATTTTAGAATCTCAGGAGGATATGGAAAAGAATTTCTTGAAGCAGGTTTTAAACAAATTGGAAGAAAAGCAATGGATGATGTTGAAGACGGTGTTCGATATGTTATAGAACAAGGACTAGTCGATGAAAATAATGTTGCAATATATGGTGCAAGTCACGGTGGTTACGCAACTCTAATGGGATTAATAAAAACACCAGAGTTGTATAAGTGTGGAGTAGACTATGTAGGAGTGTCCAATCTAGAAACATTTTTTAGTACATTCCCAGCATATTGGGAAAAATATAGAGCAATGATGTATGAGATTTGGTACAATATGGAAGACGCAAAAGAATTAGAAATAGCAAAAGAAGTTTCACCAATTAATAACTTAGATAAAATAAATAAACCGTTATTTGTAGTGCAAGGTGCAAATGATCCTAGAGTAAATATAAACGAAGCCGATCAAATTGTTACCGCAATGAGAGCAAAAGGATTTGAA is a genomic window of Flavobacterium jumunjinense containing:
- a CDS encoding DUF3857 domain-containing protein; translation: MKRKNFLLILCIGLSTIIYSQSKKDNEILNDLIWGASNNTVEIPEKWKNESAVFLLKSIDYTYNRPHNSIEYTRIIHEKIKLLDQAAVSDYSEFKYKKNNSYRSYGTSIVKSKFTLGVKIIKPDGTEIIVDSEKVIEEDDQNKLAIPNLEKGDIIDYYFHTNVIMGENDLYHYEPVEDIVNEIYPIMDYQFVLNTEKDFFILFNTFNGAPKLKEEDLNLKKNRDRVRKYSFNMKDVDKKESQRWFYPFVELPSYKFQVNFARTGKYEKRAYAFIPKEADSIKSIIKKEDIFEFYTDKFRPYGDLGFVSQFLKGKTFASDEEKVKAVYYFIRHKFFTNYIEAYVFSEAKIMNAFNYYGYNPILFNKEEEFVRYFAAFLKNEKIDYEILIGSNRYNGDISKLLLESNAEFVLKVKTENPIYIESFNHYSTVNIISSQLEGINAYALKVTDQKHIDDIETTQLPKSNYKENNTSDVIDLTISDDFSTINVLKKSKNLGQNKLDEQGERLMFYDYVYQDYEKYGSLSVLDYVKKKKDKDRYEKELDALILNLKEKQKESFKKLSANEFSLELEDYDFKIVNNGRFGKGDAFEMDESFKINKDLIKKAGPNYILQIGKMIGGQIALEEKEKIRENSVFMSYPRSFSDAITLKIPEGYSVEGIESLNFDVVNETGGFTSKATLEGNLLKIKTMKFYANNFEPKENWSKMISFLDVAYQFSQGKILLKKN
- a CDS encoding S9 family peptidase codes for the protein MKKYITTILLITLGAINSYAQIEGSWKGTLDVQGTKLDLIFNVENKDGKITSTMDSPSQGAMGIAMDKTSFENNVLEIAFTQAGIKYKGKLENKVVNGTFYQGGMEFPLHLKKTIVEKPGNVSLPSSDSALAKLAGFDKANYKYKVEDYFQKPKASGFQMSPEGKYLSYQEKDKDGKNHLYVKNTTNGEINRAIEEKEELIKGYGWINDSRLIYVMDKGGDENYHIYAVNIDGTNSVDLTPFEGVKANFLNRLREQKDFIIISMNKENSKVFEPYKVNVNTGALEKLFTNTDVKNPVEGYEFDKDGVLRGYTKIVNGLENHIFHKPEGAKDFELLFQLDWKSTFRILSFNYASKNKDEAYVLTNLDSDKSRIVLYDLKKKKVIKEIYSNKTYDVSSIALSRKRNYEIDYLGYYGEKQVIEPVSKTYKDLNTIWTKEFKGNQFSIADVTENEDKYLLVVSSDKIYSRYYEYNAKTKKTSLLFDLMPQLNEKDMAEVRPITFKSRDGLTLHGYITLPKEALNGKKVPLIVNPHGGPQGVRDYWGFNPETQLFASRGYATLQVNFRISGGYGKEFLEAGFKQIGRKAMDDVEDGVRYVIEQGLVDENNVAIYGASHGGYATLMGLIKTPELYKCGVDYVGVSNLETFFSTFPAYWEKYRAMMYEIWYNMEDAKELEIAKEVSPINNLDKINKPLFVVQGANDPRVNINEADQIVTAMRAKGFEVPYMVKYNEGHGFYHEENSIALYKTMLGFFAQNLK
- a CDS encoding transglutaminase-like domain-containing protein; this encodes MLKLIFPFLFISFLGLSQKKIDPTPEHINQAKELKAQFEKEDVVVLNGKELIEFKMDSKKEEITVLHTIEESLMNISSRADIQKYEMYDGQSSVLKFNLNYRDNKSVYLPVKDQAYKDQDLFHHDARVKFFNISFPVQGYIYNFESQKITNDIKYFTSIYFADEYQVLNKEIKIVVPNWLNLEFKEMNFEGYDISKEEIDNPKSEEKTIVYKIKNINARFKEQQSPGPSYLYPHLLILAKSYKVKNVSHALFNETKDLYKWYKSLVDQMKDEPTKLQSKVSELTKDVTSDEEKIKNIYYWVQDNIRYIAFEDGIAGFKPEESQKVFDNRYGDCKGMANLIKQMLKLAGYDARLTWIGTKRIAYNYSTPSLSVDNHMICTLIKDGKFIYLDGTEKYNPFGDYADRIQGKEVLIEDGDKFILNKVPVGSYSENKETYVFNAKIANNALVGEAKRGYVGESKVSFLNRYNNVKTDKKENVLNYFLNNEDKNVLVNEIKTSNIESREGELIIDYKLAQDNRVSSFNDEIYIDLDYDREFDYLDFKDRKTDFLFSCKKYLSTEIVLEIPTGYKVNNIPKDLHVETSNYKIDVSFSLKENKLHYKKSFIFQNAVIEAKDFEEWNTLLKDIRAVYDEQLILSKKTT